TGGCAGCCGCTTTGGCGGCTTTCTCCCGTTGCTTGATGTCTTCCCAGAGGTCTTTGACATGGGCCGCGGTTTTGCCGTCGGCATCGGCAAAAACATGCGGATGGCGCCGGATCATCTTCGACGTCACGGCATCGACCACGCCGCCGAAATCGAACGCACCTTGCTCCTGCGCCATCCGGGCGTGAAACACGACCTGGAGCAGCAGGTCACCGAGTTCATCGCGCAGATCGACCAGATCATTGCGCGAGATCGCGTCGGCGACCTCGTAGGCTTCCTCGATCGTGTATGGCGCAATGGTCGCGAAGTTCTGCTCGAGGTCCCACGGGCAGCCGGTCACCGGCGTGCGCAGCGCGGCCATGATCTCGATCAGGCGGGAGATGTCACGGGATGGCTTCACGGGCGGCTCATGAGCGTTCGGAACGATGCCGGGCACCGTAGCGGCGGAAGTCCGCCAAGGCGCGGCGGGCGGCGGGCTTATCCAGAGACTTCGCCAGCCCCGCCGATCTCAACCCGATTCGCATAAGACATATTATGGAATATTTCTGTGTGGCCGGATTGACCAGAAGCCGACGCGACACATCAGGATTTCCGCGCATTTTATTGAAATCGCGCAGTTTTCCATGCGCCATCAGGCCTCGATCTGCATGCCGTCATAGGCCGGCTCAATGCCGTCCGGCAGCGTCCGGCGCAGCGTCTGATAGTCTAGATCGGTGTGCATGTCGGTCAGGATGGCGCGCTTCGGCTTGATGCGCGCGATCAGCGCTAGCGATTCCTCGAGGTTCATGTGGCTCGGATGCGGTGCCTTGCGCAGCGCGTCCACGATCCAGATGTCGAGTCCTTCCAGCGCCGCGATGCTGTCCGGCGGCAAGCCCTTCATGTCGGTCGAGTAGGCCACATCGCCGAAGCGGAAGCCGAGCGAGACGATATCGCCGTGGTCCTGCAGAAACGGCAAAAGCTCAATAGGGCCTCCCTGCCCCTCGATCGTCACCGGCTTGCCCGGCTTGAGCCGGTGCTCGGCAAGGATCGGCGGATAATTGCTGCCTGCGGGCGTCCTGAAACAGTAGCCGAAGCGGGCATGCATCGCGATCGAGGTCGGCTCGTCCATGTAGACATCGACGAGGCGCCGGTGCTTGACAAACATCGGGCGCAGGTCGTCGATGCCGTGGGTGTGGTCGGCGTGCTCGTGGGTGATCAGGACGCCGTCGACCCAGTCGACATTGGCGTCGATGAGTTGCTCGCGGATATCCGGCCCGGCATCGATCAGGACGCGCGTCACCTTGTCAGGCGCGGCAATGCGTTCCACCAAAAGCGCGCAGCGGCGGCGGCGGTTCTTCGGCTCGGCCGGGTCGCAATCGCCCCAGCCCAGCGCGACGCGCGGCACGCCCATGGACGAGCCGCAGCCGAGAATCGTAAAACGCAGCGTCATCCGGCCTTCCTAGCATCGCCGGCAAGCGAACGCGGTACTTTCGAGAACAGGCGAAAGAAGTTCTCCGTGGTCTGCCGCGCAATTTCGGTCTCCGATACGCCGCGCGTCTCGGCCAGCACCTTGGCCGTGTTGACGACGAAAGACGGCTCGTTGCGCTTGCCGCGATACGGGATCGGCGCAAGGAACGGCGCGTCGGTCTCGACCAGAATGCGGTCGGCGGGCAGGTCGCGGGCGATGTCGCGCAGCGCTTCGCCGTTCTTGAAGGTGATGATGCCGGTGAAGCCGATATAGAGGCCGAGCTCGACGGCCTTGAAGGCGAGATCGCGGCCGCCGGTGTAGCAATGCAGCACGGCCGGGAAGGCGCCCTTCCCGATTTCTTCTTCAAGGATCGCGGCGCAGTCCGCATCGGCCTCGCGCGTGTGGATCACCAGCGGCAGCCCGGTTTCGCGCGCCGCCGCGATGTGGCGGCGGAAGCCCTGGGCTTGCAGGTCGCGCGGCGACTTGTCGTAATGATAATCGAGGCCGGCCTCGCCAATGGCGACGATCTTGGGGTGCCGGGACAGCGTCACAAGCTCGCCCGTGGCGATATCCGGTTCTTCCTGGGCGTTATGCGGATGGGTCCCGACTGAGGCAAAGACTTCCGGATATTTCTCCGCGACCGCAAGGACTTGCGCCAGCTTTTTCACCCGGGTTGAGATCGTCACCATGCGCCCGACCCCGGCCGCGCGCGCCCGCTCCACGATCTGGTCGAGTTCGGGCGCGAATTCCGGGAAATCGAGGTGGCAGTGGCTGTCGACGAGCATCAAGGCTTTTTCGGCTGATTTTTTGGCTTTTTGGGCTCTTTGGGAGCGTTGGCGGCATCGTCCGCCGTCTCCGGCTCGACATAGCGCGGGAAGACGCCCTGCGGCGCCGGCAGAGCCGAGCCTGGCGCAATGCGCTTGCCGCCCTCGAGCGCCGCGAAGCTGCGTTCTTCGGCCGGAATGGCGAGGAGGTCGAGCAGTTTGCCGGCCGACACCGGCATCACGGGCTGGGCGAGGATGGCGACCTGCCGGATGATCTCCGCGGTGACGTAGAGGATCGTCCCCTGCCGCGCCGGATCCGTCTTGGCCTTGGCCCAGGGCGCCTCGGAGGCGAAATACCGGTTGGCATCGGCCACCACCGACCACACCACGTGCAGCATCTGGTGGAGCTGCTGCGTCTTCATGTGCTCACGTGCCGCCAGCAGCATGGCGTCGGCCGCCGCGAGGATGGTCTGATCCTCCGGCGTGAATTCGCCCGGCACTGGCAGCTTGCCATCGAAGGCCTTGCCGACCATGGACAGCGAGCGCTGCGCCAGATTGCCGAGATCGTTGGCGAGATCGGCGTTGATGCGATTGACGATGGCCTCATGGCTGTAGCTGCCGTCCTGGCCGAACGGCACCTCGCGCAGGAAGAAGAAGCGCATCTGATCGACGCCGTAGGTCTCCGCCATGGTGAAGGGATCAACGACGTTGCCGACCGACTTCGACATCTTCTCACCGCGGTTGAACAGGAAGCCGTGGCTGAAAATGCGCTTCGGCACCGCGACGCCTGCCGACATCAGGAAAGCCGGCCAGTACACAGCGTGGAAACGCACAATATCCTTGCCGATCACGTGCAGCGCGGCGGGCCAATAACGCTTGAATTTCGGGTCGTTTTCGTTGGGGAAGCCGACGCCGGTGATGTAGTTGGTCAGCGCGTCCACCCACACATACATGATGTGCTTCGGGTTACCCGGCACCGGAATGCCCCAGTCGAAGGTGGTGCGCGACAGCGACAGGTCCTTGAGACCGCCCTTCACGAAGCTTGCCACCTCGTTCAGGCGCTCCTTCGGCAGCACGAAGTCCGGCACCTTGGCGTACAGCTCGAGCAGCTTGTCCTGGTAGGCGGACAGCTTGAAGAAATAGCTCTCCTCCTCGACCCACTCGACCGGCGTGCCGGTCTTGGTGGCGAGGCGCGTGCCCTGCTCGTTCACATGGGTCTCGTCCTCGGCGTAATAGGCCTCGTCGCGCACCGAGTACCAGCCGGCATATTTGTCGAGATAGATGTCGCCCTTGGCCTCCATCCGCCGCCAGATCTCTTCGGATGAGCGGTAATGGCGCTCCTCCGTGGTGTGGATGAAGTCGTCGTTCGACAAATTGAGCATCTTCACCATGGCTTCGAAGCGCGGCACGTTCTGGTCGCGCAACTGCCGCGCCGTCAGGCCGAGTTTGGCCGCGGTCTGCTGCATCTTCTGGCCGTGCTCGTCGGTGCCGGTGAGGAAATAGACGTCGTAGCCGTCCAGCCTCATGAAGCGGGCGATGGCGTCGGTCGCGATCGCCTCATAGGCGTGACCGATATGCGGATGACCGTTCGGGTAGGAAATGGCCGTGGTGATGTAAAAGGGCTGCTTCGCGGACATTGAGGCCTTCACCGGGGCCGTGGCGGCCCCAAAAACCGGGCGCGAGAGGGTTCCGCAGCCCTTGGATTCTGCGGGGTTAGGTAACAACCCCCTGCCGCTTCGGCAAGCAAGGCGGTTCTAGAGCCATTTCAGGGTGTTAGAGCGCAGGCCGCTCACCAGGTCCCGGCGCCGCGTTCCGCAGCAAAGCCCAGAGCGGCCGTATAACGCGGTTCGGCGTCGTCGCCGCCGCGCGGCATGACGGTCGGCCGGCTGTAACCGCCGGCAAAGCGGCGCGCCGAGGCCGGGATACCATCAGCCTGCAGCGCCGCCGCCTTCCACGACGTACCCTTGAGGTCGGGAACGACCACCAGCTTATCGACCTTGCCGTCGAGGAAGGCCGTCAGGAATTTCTTGTAGTCCTTGAACGACACACAACCGTTCGACTGGCCGTTCGGGCCGAGCATATAGGTGTGCGCCAGCATGCCATCGCGGCCGAACATCCTGTCTTCGTAAACCGGATTGAGACGGATGGCGCGCACGCCGTGGAAGAGCCGTTCGCGTTCGGTGAGCACATAGACATTTGGCGGCGTCGGGCCGCGCATGCGCACCTTGATGTGGCGCGGATCGTCCATGCGCTCGCCCAGGCCGGAATGAGCTTCGAGCTTGCTGCCGTCGGGCATATGCACGACGCTGCCGGTAATGTCGTACACGGCGGTGCGCGCCACCGAGTCCGGCACCGCGGAGGGCAATGAAGCGGGAATAGACGCGACCGGCGCCAGCTTCGGCGGCGCCTTTGCCTCGTCCTTCACCAGGTCATTGGGCAGATCCTTGGCCGCCGTCCGAGAGTCGATCGCTGCCATTGCATCATGTTTGGAAAGGCCTTCCGGCTTCGGTGCCGGGAGAGCAACGGCCGGTACCGCGACAGGCGCTTCGACAGTCACAACGGGTTTCGGCGTTTCGATTTCGGCGCGGGTTTGAGCCAGCCGCGGCGGCAAGGGCCGTGGCAAAGGCACAGCGGAGTTGAATGACGGCGCCGATTTCGGCTGCACCACGGTCGGCCGCGTTTTCTCTGCCGGCAGGATCGGCTTGGTGCGGTCGATATAAGCATCCGCCCACTGCGAGCCGCCCTGCCCGCGCGCCGCCGTCCTGGCCATCTGCTCATGTGGCGCCAGCACCAACGATCCAGGGCCGCTCGGCAGACGGACATGCGGCTGCATCGTACCGCCTGCCATCCACGCAGCGGTGAAGGTGACCGCCAAAGCCGATACGGCGACAAAGCCGACGGCAGCAGTGCCGAGAATGATGCAATTGCGCACCGTGCGCAGCCCCCGTCCGACAACAGCGGACGACGAGCGCCGATCTTCACGCCAGAATGCGTCGACAGTGGCGGCGGCCGTATACGTCATGCGTTACGCAACTCGAACTCGACACACGGCCTTTACGCCGGCATTCCCAAGACGATCTTTCGATTTCTACGCTCCGCCATTAGGGTTAAATGACCCTTAAGCCACAGAATGGATTCACGAATTTTCTGCGGGCCTGCCGATCTAGGTTGCCGCGGGTAGGCCATGGGGGGCGACTCAGCGTAAGCCTTCCGCATGCTCACACTGCGCCTCACCCTCATCGCCCTTTCCACCGCGCTCCTGTTTTCCAGCGCGGCCAACGCTCAACCCATGAAATGCAGCGGTCTAGAAAAGACCTGTCAGCAGGCTTGCCCCAAGAGTCCTGCCTCAACGAAGTCGGCATGCTTGACCGAATGCGGCGTGCGCAAAAACGTCTGCATGCGCAGCGGATGTTGGGATGACGGCCGCCTCCGCTATTGCGGCATCTCTAAGCAATAGGTCTTTGCCGGGCAGTGACAGGTTCCGCCGGTTTTCCGCGGCGCGATATTTTTAAGAAAGCGTCATCCGAATCGCCTACGCTTCCTCACATGGCGGTTCGTCGATTACGGATCGATAAGGTGCTCAGGTCAGTCGGGACCAACACGACCCCGAACGATCAAAGCCAGCCGCCGTCCCTCGCAAAGCCCGCTCTGCCCGTCCAGGTCGCCACAATGGACCGGGATTGGCACGTTCGATGCATGGCTCATCCTGCGTCCGTGACGGACCGCGGGCGCTTGCGACCCTCAAGCAGTCCACGAGAAGGAGTCGGCCTTGGGTAAGAACCTGAACAAGAAGAGACGCCGCCATGAACGCTTGTCTGGAACCGCCGAGATCATCAACTTCCAGAACAAGTTCGAAGCTGAACGGGTCTTACCGCCGATAAAACCTCTCAATCCGACACAAGCTGACTACCTCGACGCGCTCCGCAGATTTCCCCAGGTCATCGTCCTCGGACCAGCCGGCACCGGCAAGACCTGGATCGCGGCAACCCACGCCGCCGACCTCCTCCGCAACCGACAAATCGACAAGATCATCCTGACCCGGCCCAATGTACCGTGCGGCCGGTCGCTCGGCTTTTTTCCCGGCTCGCTCGAGGACAAGTTCGCGCCCTGGGCTGCGCCGGTGATCGAGGCAATCAAGGAGCGCATCGGCAAGGCCGCCTACGACATCGCGCTCAAGAACGGCGCCATCGAACTCGTGCCGTTCGAGGTGATGCGCGGCCGCTCGTGGAAGAACGCGTTCGTCCTGCTTGACGAGGCGCAGAACACCACGGCCGCCGAGATCAAGACCTTCCTGACGCGCATCGGCGAGGACTGCACCGTCGTCATCAACGGCGACATCAGTCAGTGCGATCTGCCGAAGGAATCCGGGCTGCGCACGGTCATCGAGATCATCGACGGGCAGAACCTGCCGGTCCCGGTCGTTGAATTTACCCGCGCGGAGATTGTCCGCTCCGGCATCTGCGCGATGTGGGTGAATGCTTTCGAGACAGCCCGGCTGTAAGGCCCGCGAATCGCGCCGCGAGACCTAAAAGTGGCCGGGGCGAAGCCTCGTTCCGGCCACTTTTTTTCGCATAGTCGCGCCGGTAAAATGGCGCATCCCAGTTGATTGAGACGCGCCGGCGCGCCATATAGCGCGTGTCATCCTCATTCGTTGAAGACCCGCCCAGCGATCCTCCAGGAGAAAAATTTGAGTCAATTCAGAAGTCCGGACGCGTTCGAGCGCCGGAACAATGCCGCTGCCGTCAAAAAGGCGATGCTCGAGAAATTCCGCGCCGCCACCCAGGCCCCGGAACTTGAATCCAAGCGTCAGGAGCGTCTGGCGATCGCCCAGGCACGCGCCGAGCGCCAGGCCCAGCGCGACGCCGAGCGCGAAGCCGCCCGCAAGGTTCGTGAGGCCGAGGAAGCCCGGCTCGCCGCCATCGAGGCCGAGCGCCAGGCCAAGTTGCAGAAGGAAGCCGAGGAACTCGCCGCCCTGGAGGCCGCCGACAAGGCCGCCGCCAATGAGGCTCTTCTCGCCGAGCAAAAGGCCAAGCGCGACGCCCGTTACGCCGCCCGCAAGGCGGCAAAGAAGAACAAGAAGCGCGGCTACTGAGCCCTCGGGCTTTGCTGCCAAGTCAATTCATCGTCAATTCATCGCCGGCCCATGTGGCCGGCGATTTCGTTTGACGTGCCGTGCGACGGTCAGCGGGCGCGAATCGTATCCGAGGTCAAGTCGGCATTCGCGGCGGTTTGACCCTTCTGACATTGTGCCGACACTTCCAATGCCCTGGCCCGAGCCCGCTCCAGCACGAAGAGCCGAATGGCCGACGACAGGTTGCCGCCTTCCCGCTTCGTGTCGATATCATTGACGACGGACGACAGCGTCATCCGCTGCTTTTCGGCAAACATCTTCAGCTCGTCCCAGAAGGCATCCTCGAGACTGACGCTGGTCTTGTGGCCCGCGATGACGATCGAGCGTTTGGTCACAAGCGATTTCATCGGCGTGTCTCCCCTGAACTGCCGTCCCACTTCGCTCGGCGAATGCAATCGAGCGGATAATGGCGTTCATAAGCGGCCGTTTCGGGGCTGGCTGTGATCGCCAACACAACTGCGATCAGGGGCGCCGTGCCGCCTCGGCCAGTTCCTTGAAAACGGCGAAGACCAGCGGCTTGCGTTCGAGGTTATAGGCTTCGACGTCCCGCGCAGCCCGGTTGATCCGGTCCCAGGCGACCGCGGCCTTGTTCATCTGGCCGGCACCGATCTCCGCGTTCAGGCGGTCTGACAGCCAGCCATTGACCAGATCGACGAAGGTCTCCAGCGATTCCGGGTCCGTGCCGGACAGGGCGTCGCCGAGCGCATGCAGCGCACGCGGATCGGGGTTCGGCAGTTGCCGCATCACCTCCAGTACACGGCCGCGCAAGGCCAGCGCCGGGCCGTCGATCAGGCGGAGCGCGCGGCCCGGACTGCCGCCGGATGCTTCGGCAGCCTGCCGCAGTTCCTCGTCGGCGGCGCCGGTGGCCGCTGCCAGAGCGCGCGTGACGTCCTCCGTCGCCAGCGGTCGCAGCAGCAGCCGGCGGCAGCGTGAGCGGATGGTCGGCAACTCACGGCCCGGCGACTGGCTGATCAGCAGCAGCATCGTGCGCGGCGGTGGTTCTTCGAGGATCTTCAGCAGCGCGTTGGCGCCGTCGCGCTGCAGGTCGTCGATCGGATCGACAATGGCGATGCGCCAGCCGCCCTCGCCCGCGGTCGAGCCGAAGAAGCCCACGGTCCGTTTTACGTCGTCGATACGGATATTCTGAAACAGCTTGCCGGTCTGTGGATTAACGACGCGCTCGAGCACCAGAAGATCGCCCTGAGCCTTCACGGCCATGCGCCGGGCCGCCGGGTGATCGGGATCGACGGCGAGCGAGGCGGCGTTCTGGACCTCGGCCGAGGCCGGATCGGGATGCGCCAGCACGAAGCGCGCCAGCCGATAGGCAAGCGTCGCCTTGCCGATGCCGGGCTGGCCGCCGATCAGCCAGGCATGCGGCATGCGGCCGCCGCGATAGGCGTCGAGCAGCGTCCGCTCGGCGTCGGCATGGCCGAACAGCACGGTGGTCTGGTGCGGCGCAATCGCCTCGCCATCGTCCGCCTTGTCGGACTTGTCGCTCATGGCACGGTAGCCTCGGCCGGTGCGGCAACCTCGCCCAGAAGGCGCTGCGCGACAGCATCCCAGATGCGCTCGGCGACGACATCGCGCGGCGGACGGCCGTCGATCACGGCAAAGCGCTTCGGCTCCTTCTTCGCCACGTCGAGAAACGCCAGACGCAGATTCTCGTGAAACTCAACCGACTCCGCCTCGAAGCGGTCGGCGGCGCCTTCGCCGCGCCGGGTCTTGGCGCGGGCGAGCCCGATATTGGCCGGTACATCGATGAGGATGGTCAGATCTGGCATGGCCTCGCCGACCGTCACGCGCTCGAGGCCGCGGATCAGCTTCATATCGACCTTGCCAAGAGCGCCCTGATAGACGCGAGTCGAATCGATGAAACGGTCGCACACGACCCATTTGCCCGCCTGCAGCGCCGGCAGGATGGTGGCGTTGACGTGATCGTCGCGCGCGGCGGCGAACAGGATCGTCTCCGTCTCGGTGCCGAGCGGCTTGGCGATCCCGGACAGGATGATGTGGCGGATGATCTCGGCGCCAGGCGAGCCGCCCGGCTCCCGTGTCAGCACGACGTCGAGCCCGCGTGCGCGCAGCCGTTCGGCCAGCAACGCCGTGTGCGTCGACTTGCCGGAACCCTCGCCGCCCTCGAAGGTGATGAACTTGCCGCGCGTGCTCATGGTTTCTGCGCTCACAACTTTTGAGCGCCGGCGCGGA
The Pseudolabrys sp. FHR47 genome window above contains:
- a CDS encoding DUF2778 domain-containing protein, with protein sequence MTYTAAATVDAFWREDRRSSSAVVGRGLRTVRNCIILGTAAVGFVAVSALAVTFTAAWMAGGTMQPHVRLPSGPGSLVLAPHEQMARTAARGQGGSQWADAYIDRTKPILPAEKTRPTVVQPKSAPSFNSAVPLPRPLPPRLAQTRAEIETPKPVVTVEAPVAVPAVALPAPKPEGLSKHDAMAAIDSRTAAKDLPNDLVKDEAKAPPKLAPVASIPASLPSAVPDSVARTAVYDITGSVVHMPDGSKLEAHSGLGERMDDPRHIKVRMRGPTPPNVYVLTERERLFHGVRAIRLNPVYEDRMFGRDGMLAHTYMLGPNGQSNGCVSFKDYKKFLTAFLDGKVDKLVVVPDLKGTSWKAAALQADGIPASARRFAGGYSRPTVMPRGGDDAEPRYTAALGFAAERGAGTW
- a CDS encoding DNA polymerase III subunit delta', coding for MSDKSDKADDGEAIAPHQTTVLFGHADAERTLLDAYRGGRMPHAWLIGGQPGIGKATLAYRLARFVLAHPDPASAEVQNAASLAVDPDHPAARRMAVKAQGDLLVLERVVNPQTGKLFQNIRIDDVKRTVGFFGSTAGEGGWRIAIVDPIDDLQRDGANALLKILEEPPPRTMLLLISQSPGRELPTIRSRCRRLLLRPLATEDVTRALAAATGAADEELRQAAEASGGSPGRALRLIDGPALALRGRVLEVMRQLPNPDPRALHALGDALSGTDPESLETFVDLVNGWLSDRLNAEIGAGQMNKAAVAWDRINRAARDVEAYNLERKPLVFAVFKELAEAARRP
- a CDS encoding ribbon-helix-helix domain-containing protein, translating into MKSLVTKRSIVIAGHKTSVSLEDAFWDELKMFAEKQRMTLSSVVNDIDTKREGGNLSSAIRLFVLERARARALEVSAQCQKGQTAANADLTSDTIRAR
- the metG gene encoding methionine--tRNA ligase codes for the protein MSAKQPFYITTAISYPNGHPHIGHAYEAIATDAIARFMRLDGYDVYFLTGTDEHGQKMQQTAAKLGLTARQLRDQNVPRFEAMVKMLNLSNDDFIHTTEERHYRSSEEIWRRMEAKGDIYLDKYAGWYSVRDEAYYAEDETHVNEQGTRLATKTGTPVEWVEEESYFFKLSAYQDKLLELYAKVPDFVLPKERLNEVASFVKGGLKDLSLSRTTFDWGIPVPGNPKHIMYVWVDALTNYITGVGFPNENDPKFKRYWPAALHVIGKDIVRFHAVYWPAFLMSAGVAVPKRIFSHGFLFNRGEKMSKSVGNVVDPFTMAETYGVDQMRFFFLREVPFGQDGSYSHEAIVNRINADLANDLGNLAQRSLSMVGKAFDGKLPVPGEFTPEDQTILAAADAMLLAAREHMKTQQLHQMLHVVWSVVADANRYFASEAPWAKAKTDPARQGTILYVTAEIIRQVAILAQPVMPVSAGKLLDLLAIPAEERSFAALEGGKRIAPGSALPAPQGVFPRYVEPETADDAANAPKEPKKPKNQPKKP
- a CDS encoding TatD family hydrolase; its protein translation is MLVDSHCHLDFPEFAPELDQIVERARAAGVGRMVTISTRVKKLAQVLAVAEKYPEVFASVGTHPHNAQEEPDIATGELVTLSRHPKIVAIGEAGLDYHYDKSPRDLQAQGFRRHIAAARETGLPLVIHTREADADCAAILEEEIGKGAFPAVLHCYTGGRDLAFKAVELGLYIGFTGIITFKNGEALRDIARDLPADRILVETDAPFLAPIPYRGKRNEPSFVVNTAKVLAETRGVSETEIARQTTENFFRLFSKVPRSLAGDARKAG
- a CDS encoding PhoH family protein; translation: MSGTAEIINFQNKFEAERVLPPIKPLNPTQADYLDALRRFPQVIVLGPAGTGKTWIAATHAADLLRNRQIDKIILTRPNVPCGRSLGFFPGSLEDKFAPWAAPVIEAIKERIGKAAYDIALKNGAIELVPFEVMRGRSWKNAFVLLDEAQNTTAAEIKTFLTRIGEDCTVVINGDISQCDLPKESGLRTVIEIIDGQNLPVPVVEFTRAEIVRSGICAMWVNAFETARL
- a CDS encoding MBL fold metallo-hydrolase, which encodes MTLRFTILGCGSSMGVPRVALGWGDCDPAEPKNRRRRCALLVERIAAPDKVTRVLIDAGPDIREQLIDANVDWVDGVLITHEHADHTHGIDDLRPMFVKHRRLVDVYMDEPTSIAMHARFGYCFRTPAGSNYPPILAEHRLKPGKPVTIEGQGGPIELLPFLQDHGDIVSLGFRFGDVAYSTDMKGLPPDSIAALEGLDIWIVDALRKAPHPSHMNLEESLALIARIKPKRAILTDMHTDLDYQTLRRTLPDGIEPAYDGMQIEA
- a CDS encoding DUF6481 family protein produces the protein MSQFRSPDAFERRNNAAAVKKAMLEKFRAATQAPELESKRQERLAIAQARAERQAQRDAEREAARKVREAEEARLAAIEAERQAKLQKEAEELAALEAADKAAANEALLAEQKAKRDARYAARKAAKKNKKRGY
- the tmk gene encoding dTMP kinase, translating into MSTRGKFITFEGGEGSGKSTHTALLAERLRARGLDVVLTREPGGSPGAEIIRHIILSGIAKPLGTETETILFAAARDDHVNATILPALQAGKWVVCDRFIDSTRVYQGALGKVDMKLIRGLERVTVGEAMPDLTILIDVPANIGLARAKTRRGEGAADRFEAESVEFHENLRLAFLDVAKKEPKRFAVIDGRPPRDVVAERIWDAVAQRLLGEVAAPAEATVP